Sequence from the Montipora foliosa isolate CH-2021 chromosome 12, ASM3666993v2, whole genome shotgun sequence genome:
AAACACTATCGCTTGCATGTCCTTTAAAGGGTACCacatgacaataattattaccaaTTTACCCTGTCATTCCGCTGATAACAACCACTTGGGTTTCTTTGAGTGTTTCTGTGATATTTTGTTGTGATTTCCAAGCAGGAagtttttttctctcttcaaGCATTGACTTGTAAGCTGCAACAGACTAACAAGTTTCTGAATTTACATTACTATCTAAAAAAAATTCAGCAATTTGATTGCCCATGAGATTAGGGACAGAATTTCAGCCAATTGAACTACCTGCATGTAAAAATTACACATTTCTCAGGTAGTAGTATAGGTATAAACTAATAATAGTCTGAACTACATGTAATAATAGTCTGACCCCTAGAAAATTCCTAGGGAGTAGAGCTCAGCcttcctcttcttatgcattgCTCACAAAAGGGCCTAAAGACCTACTCTTCAACAGCTCTACACCTATACTTCAACTTCATTTCAGATATAGTCCCATTAGAACCTGATAAATACTTTAAAAATCTGAATCACTTGCTTAAATCAGTGGCTGTGTGCACCAGTTTTTTGCTCTTTCACTTTTAATTTCCTCAAGTTGTTTTCACTGAATACAGAGCTCTCTCATGCAAAACAGTGTTTGAAGTGTAGAAACTATTTGAGGACATCCTGGAATTACCAATTTACAGCAAGAAGTCAAGGAAAACCGATTAGATTTCTACCCTggctgccagaggtttttctctctcagagTGGCGGAATAGGTgaggaaaaacctctggtacaggccgttGAGTTCTTTGAAAAGGCCGGTCCAATGGAATGCTGTTTCATATTCCCAGAGTCAGATTTTGACTCTTAGCAATTCAATTGGTTCCACAAACTTGTCAGTTCTAACGAGTACTCTGCTCGGTTTAGCAACAGAAAGTAGTTCAAACAGGTTTTCAATTGCTGTCAACTGGATTTTACGTGCCCACTGTGGCCATAATTGAAACGTTACAAAGTTCCAGAAATCAAGGCTTTGAAGACAGAAAAAGTTCAGTAGGTTctacaattttttgttttttgtacatgtatatgtctGCCAAAATTCAACTTCGAAATTTGGcatacaaatttcaaatttgagtttttgttttgatatttgacATGGAAGTTTtatatggaacattgaatttttgaatttgacatcaaGTAAATTAGACGAATGTACCATGGGAACCAAAGacgctgattggtaggttatgtcacGTATCAATTTACTGAGTTTTTTTCGATGTCAATCAAACGGGGCATGGAAGTGAGGTTCTCAACCGCTATACCATGAGAGGTTGTTCTTGCTGCTTTGCGACTCGCTACTCCGTAACTCTAAGCGAGAAAAAAACCTCTAGCATCCAGGGTACTAGATTTCATGAGATGTCAGAAGTTTCAGAAAGATATATGAATGTTTAAATTCAAGTCTTGTGGATACTGGAAACATACAACATGTACACTTGCACGTGTTACACCACATTCCACATGCACTGAATACAGTCTGATTAAGACTTGAAAGATCAACTAGCTGTCCCTCACACTTTGGCAGTTTTTTTGTCACAAAGCATTCTAAATTGTTGAAATACAGTGCAGGGAACTTTAATTTACAGGAATTAGGACTGGCACTGTGCAGGACAAAGTTTTCAATGTTACACCATTTAGTACCAAGTTCTTTTAAGAAAGGCTGTTAATCATTGTTGGCAGCAGTACCTGTAATCTCTCAAACTGCTGCTTGAGCATCGTATTCTTCTTTTGAATGGTCAGTTCCTCTGATGGTTGTTGAAGTTTTTTTATCTTCGGCTTCATGATAGAAGCACCTTTTTTGCTAGCCCCATTCTCCACCAATCCAATGTCAGGGGCAATGATACTCTTTTTCACAGGTAGACTGTACTCTGATGGAGTCATTTTATAACAGTTCATAATCTCCTGTTCATTTTCTAACAGAGAGGCAAGGCAAAAGATTGCCGGACTCTCTGTAATTGACAAGTCTTTTGCTTCTTTGTTAAGTCTTAATGTGACATTCAGACAACCCACAGATGGAATTAATTCATTTGTGGAATAAAAAGCAACCACTGGAGGTTCAAATGGATAAAGAGATCCGTCAGAAAAGCGAATTTCAAGGATGAATGGCAAGGACTGGTCAGTGAGTTCATGATTTGACTCTCCAATTTCTGAAGTACTCTTCATTCCATTTGAGTTACTCTCACCATCATTTATCACATGACTAAATCTACACTTGTTCTCAAACCTACAGTGTCCTCCCATGAAGAATTTACAGATATTCGTAggtatttctctttttctagCCGATTGGGTTTTGTGCCCAGAAGTCTCACTCTTTTGGGGTTTAAAGGCTGCCAGAAGGAAAGGTAGGGACAATTTGATGGTCCAAATGCTATTACTAATAACCTCAGTAAAGGCATCACCATAAATTGCTTCAAGTGCCATTACTTCATCCTTCCTTTGTTCCACTGCTTCTTGAAATTTTTCCTCACTGTAAGCTGGATTTTTCTTTCCTATCTGACTAAGGTTGCAGCAATTACAAAGCAATGACTCAAGAGCTGCACCTAAATCTCCACCATTCCCCTTGAGGGCATCCAGACACCTCGTTTTATCAAAACCACACTGAAGCAACTTCTTCAATGCATAGGAGCTGTAAATATAATCTTTCCTCTCAGTCTCTGTTTCACAAAACTCACCGAAATGAACTGCACCCTCAACCACAAGTTTTCTCTCTCCGACCTTTCTCCAGTAAGCCTCGTTTCGTTTCATTTCTCTAGAACTCAAATCTAGGTTTTCTTGAAAATCATGACTGTTcctgtgtacatgtatttttaaacGTCGTAAAACTCCCTCGACCAGCTGTTGATTCTCAATACTCATATGAAGTCTTTGAATCAAAGCTTTGTTGCTTGATCTCCGTCTCGTTTTCCCTGGCGTAGTACTGCTTTTTCCCGTCGTGGTTTGTCGAATTTCGGCCACAAAATCGTCGTATTCTTCTTCAGATTGCTCATCGCCTTCACTTACTTCAACTTCGTCTTTATCGTGCTCTATTGAAGAGCGGAGAACCGCTCTAGTGTCTGTTTTTGGTTTGCTAAAACGACCACCACCGCGATTAGGCTTTTGGGATCGACCGCGTCCACGATTCATTTGAAAATGGTTCACAAAAAGGCGAACGGTTGCGTCCTATATTCCAAGCGGAGAAAAGAAAGTAGATATCATGCAGGCGTTCCTTGATATCTCTCTGGTCCCAATTCTCCTCCGCCTAAAATACCCCGACGTtcaaagagcctttgtcgatacTTGTCCACGCACAGGCTACCCAAGTTCGGTATACGATTTACAGCCTTTCCTAATGCCTTTCCAggttgtatgggaaaattaactttgagcttagttgtcatttctctttacgaggggaaatgacaactagcgacatcgtaaaaattcgtaagccacaaacccgtctaaaatagacacaaggaaaggttacgttttatacaaacgttggccgtgtagcacttatattttgaacagagttaactgaatagagtgtaatgtgaagttttgaccatgtgagcgttagccctactgattaGCGTTagcccgtctgaccttgtagctcagtcggtagagcggcggagatctaacccgaaggtcgtgggttcaattcccaccctggtcagagtttttctctgtccttgtgtgggcccatttccatcagtagggctaacgctcacatggttcatatgggattaaAATAGACACAGTTTGCaatccgattgcacagaacagacgaggacaactgtacgtagagaaagtaaattttcccatacaaaggctATAAATCGTATATCAAGCTTGGGCCGCCTGTGGTCCGTGTCAACGAGTCACTTAatgcttttatttatttatttatttatttatttatttatttatttattaggccattaaatgaaatgaaacgaaTACACAAAAGAACTATATAAATAATCTTAAAGCTGCTATTTCCACTTCTTGTTCAGTGTTATCCTTGTTTTTCTCCTTCTTCTGCGAcgagttaggacaatgtgcgaaCCAGCGAGTCAAGCGAGCCATGCCTGCAAGTCATGCCAGCCAACAGGCGAGCCATttgagtcaacatgcgagtcacacagttttgtattgaaagctaaccgttttaaaatgcgtgcttagacttaataactgtttatcagcgctatttgaaaggGGTgcctccctccccccctccccccaatggtgctggaattcgtccacaaaaaggccagagagacaacttcactcgcgaaccgccatgtttacagcagagcattttaggcgtcccagtctgcatgaaaccatttCTCACTaggtctcgagaagaccagacacgcattGTTCTTACGTTACGGTTATGCCTCTAggcaagggaagactcccgattctcatttcaaagtttttttaattaagtgtcgggccacccagtcctaccagcaaaataccgcatcgattgaagtttttagcttcaaaatttgcccaaattgtatcggtaggtcctggaattcgttcAAAGAAAGGacagccgattaacgctaattccagattaaaaattagcaaaggagtttatttctctactcccaaatgctgttcaacgctgatattcggcaaaactttacattagaagaagtcaatcttgtaaaacaaaaataagcaaagaaagttgaaaacataaaacaaaagtttacgctaatcctggattagcttaatcggctttcgaacaaccgggcccagcatgttaatttgttTGCTAAGCTTGGTATCGGAGAGCcgatctcgaccccagagctcttctcttgactgaggaagagaagagctctggggaaccctgaagcaaactgtgttctcattggttttcgtgaagaacaatcaaaagcgtctctaattggtgcattcatgttatctcgaggagtgagcaggcgccgtaaggttcaaatagccaatttttggctatgagagCTCTACGGCGCATGTTTTCCttcatagagtttcccagagccttgggtcgatccgaggctctggtgacgagaatgtcgGAGAGCCAGAAAATTTACACATGCGCTgatggaatgtttgaacaagagagaaaaacgcagtacctccagacatccggcgctggagcgtcgtaccaaacgagtcatcccgggatttcggcccgtgcgatcgcttttggacgcagttggcccttcgctgctttctgctaccgaccttgcctcccggtacggcattgagggagagatatgtcggcccctaaaccatataagacaaatcccacgcctactcacagctccaaaccgcccttgtcaatttaacgtaagaattcgacggcttaaatatataagagaaaagtcattttatctgacatgtggtaagcactgaaggtcgcagattacaaagtgtgcgcacgcgccctactaaacatgcataaactCTATTattttcatctcgaatttcagaataactacaggacctaatgtcttcgagacattacctttgcagctaaaatacatagcatatacagatacatactaaatacataatatttaaagatatattcattaaaaagccgctgtacaaaatgcggccctggattctcttttataACCAGTCAACTCacaggtacggataaaatcaggtagtgcattccgcaacgtagctgatacgtaagaaaaaagaactaagaccgtaactggttgttctaggtttattgagggacagaatgtaatttccgcgaagatcatgcataagaagaggacgggagagaaaacttatttttcataTCAGCAGAagaaccctttttttttccaaaaaaactaacaacatacttttataaagtaatatgaggaaattttgaatgcgcttattgcatagagatgtagagtttgactttagtagtaagaggacaggtgatctgttattctcttatttactttataccgttttttgttttgtttttttgacacgaggattacagcgaaatgaaagcacaactttctcgcgaattttctatgataaaaacttatAATAGCACTATAATAGCACACAACAAGCCTaaacctgagtatctggctagaaatctcttcctctggccgcgcttgtgcttttcctctggccggtctcgtgcttcttaagttgcctcgctcatgcccaaaatgaattctgggtaattctgccattccatgacaagggaagactcccgattcttatttcatagtttttttcataggtgtcgggccacccagttctaccagcaaaataccacATGGATTGaagagctttcaaaacttgccaaattgtatcggtaggtcctggaattcgtccacagaaaggccagagagataacttcactcgtgaacctcCATGTTTATagcagagcattttaggcgtctcGGTCTTAAGTCTCAAGCTGAGGCAAACAGTCCTGAGGTACCATTTCCgatcattatttttctttttcgagTCTTGCACTTGCGCATGGCCAAATAACCCAATACTCTAATGCATGCCATAAGTAAGACAATTTAGTCTAATTACATAgctgattattgaaaattcattGCGTTGACTGTACGCCTGTACGCTGCAATcgcggttttttcaaaatggccgcaagtcGTTTCGTCGAGGTGACAGTCGAGGAAAGTGGAAATGCAAATTCTTCAAATGATCACCTATGTTATTATacttaaacaattattcacctcgccACCTATTTATGATTGGTTAAGACAGCTCAAATAACATAGGACAAAAAAATATACCCTACAAAAGTGGTATCACCCGCTCCCTGCCAACGATAATAACATCATGTGAACAGTGAATCAACTGATGATTCGATGATTCGCCTAGTCAGAGCTGGAAATAAGCCAGCATTGAAAGAAACAGGAGGTCAAGGCAAGGTACAAGTATACCCAGTTGTAATGTGTAATCGGAGCCTAAATTCCACCGATCGCCTTGTGTTGCGGTGTTATTCATGATGGAGGTATCAAAGCCGAATGTGCCTGTCTCCAACAGTGTGAAGTTTTCAATATTATATCTTTGTTTCGCTGTCTGCTCAGTGGCTCTGATTCATGTCGAGATTGAACTTTACGCTCATCGGAAAATGTTTCAAGCTATGAAGCAACAAAGACAGGAAGACCTTAAGCCAACACCacaaaaaacaaaggattctGCCTTGGCggcggtgcaaaacaagggttTGGATGAAGGTAGATTTGTACTTCTTGTGACCAGAACAATTCGTCAATATGATCTCCCTGTCTCAAGCGATGCCAAAGCGCCTCTGTTTTTTCTATTGTTCAGGGGGAAGTTCTGACAAACCGAATGCTATCGCATGCTGTACAAAATTTACCGTTGAACTAataatatttgaaataaaagcCGTTCATTATTGTTTTTGGTAAAGAATTTATATAAtgcttaaaaatgaaaaaggcaaTGCAATGAACTCTTTCATAAGAATTACAGTACGTGCCTTATTCAGACCATTTTCCATAATGTAATTAGACTAATAATCTTGCTTTGACTTACGCCTCTCCTTTATAGTAGAATGCAAGGGTTTTCACAGGAAACTGTCAACTGAGCCAAAAGAGCTTACTATGCAGACACAGCTTTAGTTCCCTAAAGTTTCCCCTTGTTTTAAATCACACCAAAGAAAATGGCTTCAATTAAAGAGCAGTTAATCTGTTGCATAATAATTGTGTTTTACCACGTAAACCTCCCTATTGTGTTCCGCGTTGATTTTGTCACATGACGACTGAAAAATTTGTAATTCAACACTCGGCTCGTAAAATACCATGAAATACCTGACTTGCCACTTGCATTTTGTTTGCATTTCACCATGGCCTGAGCGGACGTATTTTTGCGAAGAAAAGACAGTCTGTGTTGACTCGTAGCATGCATATTTCATGGTTTAACCGCTTACGTGTAAGTCATGTTGTCTTGTTAGGTATTACGTAGGTATTGTTAGGTATTATTTTTAACATAAACTCCTTTGCCATTGGATATTGAAAATCATAAGATGATGATATACCGCCTTAACCGTAATCATGTGATTTTAGTACTCGCGCATCGCGCATTCTTCACTATATACTCCATGGCATTACATAGAACCCCACTACACAACAATATCCAAAACTATTCGTTTAACTAATGACACTGAAACTTTGGTCCACCAATTTCAGAAAACCTGACGCGTAACAGACGTCACATGCCAAATGCTAGTAAGGAAACATTTGCCAGTGACACCATCACTCGCAATGATATCCAAAGAGAAGTTCTACTTGCTCTAACAAGCCTTCAGGTCTGCAAGATGCATTTCACCCAAAGCAACCGGGGAAGACGGGGAAGGCCTGGCCCGCCAGGCAAGCATGGGCCACCTGGTCCACGCGGGCCTCAGGGGTCAAAAGGTGTCCAAGGTGATCAGGGACCTCCTGGACCTAAAGGTGATCAGGGCCCCCAAGGACCCAAGGGTGATCCTGGTGAGTCCATCTCGGCCCCTTCTATTGTTTCCCCTCCAATATCCGTTGTAATCAATGAAACTGGTCTTGCCTCGCTTCAATGCGAAGTGAAAGGAAACCCAGAACCTCAGATCACGTGGCTCAAGCAGAATTCCAGTCTTATAATGGATCAACGAGTCGTGCAGTCACGTGGAGGGTTGATGATTAAGGGCGTTACGTCACGAGATAATGGAATATACACATGCGTTGCAAGGAACCTTCTTGGCATGAGGGCATCATCGGCTTCATTAACTGTTCAAGGTAAGTTATCAACATCTTATTCGATGATCTGACGTTTAATACGCACAAATATTCATTTTGCGAGTTAAGTATCATTGCTGGCATTGTTTGATTTATTATTCAACCAAAAAATTTCGCTTTGCTACAACTAAAGGTCGAATCATACGACCCCACAATTCATCTCTATTGTAAACCGGTTCAACTGGAAGTCGGTGTAAACCGTGCAAAATACGCTTTGGTATTATGCGCATGCGCGTTCTCTTGGCTCTTGTTCCCACGGAATTGCGACATCGTCTGTTGAATCTAAGATATGACTACAATAGAAGTTCGAAGTAAATCAGTGCAATTCTTGCAAATTGTAAGTAATATTATTTCTACAGCAGTCCCTTGTCAATTCTTTGGAAATGAGTGCCCATCGCAAACATTCTTGGTAGACCACCTTTCGCTTGAATTATATTATAAATAACTACAGTCCCTTATTTCTTGTAGTTGGTGCCGCCATCACTCAAAGTCCTGCGTCAATTATCGTTGAAGAAGGAGAAAAGGTGAGCCTGCAGTGCAAAGTTAGTGGTCACCCGAAACCAAAGGTCACGTGGCGCAAAGCATTCGGTCACTTGTCAAAAGGAAGGACTGCAGTGGTTGATGGGACATTGGTTATAACTAGCGTGAACACAGCGGATGGTGGGACATACGCATGCTCAGCAAAGAATCTTCTTGGAGAGGACTCTGCTGTCGCACAAGTGATGGTTCTTAGAAGACTTCAATTTACTCAAACTCCTCCTGAGAGAACCAAAGTATTAGTACATAGCAATGTAATGTTAAAATGTGAAGCTCAGGGTAACACAGATATTGTTTGGAGACGAGTCGGTAAACCTCTACCTCGAAATCACGTAGTTCATCCAAATGGAACTTTGTTTCTCAATAATGTGGCCAAAAGTCACGCCGGGTCTTACAAATGCTCAGCTAGAAACTACAGAAGAACAATAGAGACAACATCTGTTGTCGATGTACTCAATCCGATTTCCTGCAGCAGTATCAAGTCTGGCAACAGTGGCAGCACCTCGGGTCATTATTTGATTGACCCCGATGGGGAAGGAGGCAATGCTTCCTTCAGGGTGTACTGTGACATGCGTGACAAGGGAGGAGTCGGAGTAACGGTTGTAAGTCACGACAGTGAGGGTAGAACACATGTCGGTAACATTCCTGGATGTTCCTCGGCTGGATGTTATAGTAAAGATGTGCGATACACTGGAGTTAGCACCGCTCAGCTAGCAGCTCTCACCCGCGTGTCACAAAACTGTGAGCAGTTTATCAAGTTTGAATGCAAGAATGACATAGCCTTTGTAGAGGAGAGGAATGCTTGGTGGATGAACCGTGATGGAAGACGGATGAATTACTGGGGAGGAGCTACAGGGCATGACGGAATGTGCGCATGCGGAGTAACAAACTCTTGCTCCAAAAGTAATCACAAATGTAATTGTCATAATGCTGGCAGCGGTTGGAGCTCAGACAGCGGGCTGCTGAAAGATAAGTCAACTTTGCCTGTGACACAGATCAGGTTGGGAGATTTAAATGCATCGAGGGAGGAAGGTTATCACACTTTAGGGAAACTCAAATGTTATGGCATAGCATAACCGATCCGTTGAGTAGATAATAAGCacttagtataattacataggtgattattgaaaattctctgcgtcAA
This genomic interval carries:
- the LOC137978406 gene encoding uncharacterized protein — translated: MMEVSKPNVPVSNSVKFSILYLCFAVCSVALIHVEIELYAHRKMFQAMKQQRQEDLKPTPQKTKDSALAAVQNKGLDEENLTRNRRHMPNASKETFASDTITRNDIQREVLLALTSLQVCKMHFTQSNRGRRGRPGPPGKHGPPGPRGPQGSKGVQGDQGPPGPKGDQGPQGPKGDPGESISAPSIVSPPISVVINETGLASLQCEVKGNPEPQITWLKQNSSLIMDQRVVQSRGGLMIKGVTSRDNGIYTCVARNLLGMRASSASLTVQVGAAITQSPASIIVEEGEKVSLQCKVSGHPKPKVTWRKAFGHLSKGRTAVVDGTLVITSVNTADGGTYACSAKNLLGEDSAVAQVMVLRRLQFTQTPPERTKVLVHSNVMLKCEAQGNTDIVWRRVGKPLPRNHVVHPNGTLFLNNVAKSHAGSYKCSARNYRRTIETTSVVDVLNPISCSSIKSGNSGSTSGHYLIDPDGEGGNASFRVYCDMRDKGGVGVTVVSHDSEGRTHVGNIPGCSSAGCYSKDVRYTGVSTAQLAALTRVSQNCEQFIKFECKNDIAFVEERNAWWMNRDGRRMNYWGGATGHDGMCACGVTNSCSKSNHKCNCHNAGSGWSSDSGLLKDKSTLPVTQIRLGDLNASREEGYHTLGKLKCYGIA